The Primulina huaijiensis isolate GDHJ02 chromosome 17, ASM1229523v2, whole genome shotgun sequence genome window below encodes:
- the LOC140962703 gene encoding SWI/SNF complex component SNF12 homolog isoform X1 translates to MDEIQLAMSANSGNPPKTVGASPPFMNSFPVNPSGQQQVGPGFPGQFQLSQLSATQIQAIAQAQSKAQAQAAHAQFQAQLQAAQGLAFSQAHAGGVSNMGSPSPSISGAGNAGAKWFSQKPPVRPTFSPPTYSASPMRPMDVAAAAARKKKQKLPEKQLQERVAAILPESALYTQLLEFESRVDAALTRKKIDIQEALKTPPCIQKMLRIYVFNTYANQIRTIPKKPNAEPPTWTLKIVGRIVEEGMDPEQAALMQPSPLNPKFSSFFKRVTITLDQKLYPDNHLIIWDSARSPAPHEGFEVKRKGDQEFTVSIRLEINYVPEKYKLAPALVDVLGIEVDTRARIMAAVWHYVKARKLQCPGDPSSFNCDPPLQKVFGETRVKFTTVAQRITQHLFPPQPIHLEHRIKLSGNTPVGTACYDVLVDVPFPIQRELHALLANTEKTKEIDGCDEAICAAIRKIHEHRRRRAFFLGFSQSPIEFINTLIDSQNRDLKLVTGEASRNAEKERGSDFYSQPWVEDAVIRYLNRKPPADIPANT, encoded by the exons ATGGATGAA ATACAGCTAGCTATGTCAGCAAATAGCGGTAACCCACCAAAGACTGTTGGAGCTTCACCTCCCTTTATGAATTCTTTTCCGGTTAATCCATCTGGTCAGCAGCAAGTAGGTCCAGGCTTTCCGGGTCAGTTTCAGCTGTCCCAGCTTTCTGCAACTCAGATCCAAGCCATTGCTCAGGCTCAGTCGAAGGCTCAGGCTCAAGCAGCTCACGCACAATTCCAAGCCCAGTTGCAAGCTGCTCAGGGCCTTGCATTTAGCCAGGCTCATGCTGGAGGGGTTTCAAACATGGGCTCACCATCGCCTTCTATTTCCGGAGCGGGAAATGCCGGTGCCAAGTGGTTTTCCCAAAAACCACCTGTGCGGCCAACCTTCTCCCCCCCTACTTACTCGGCCTCTCCAATGAGGCCAATGGATGTTGCAGCCGCCGCCGCTCGCAAGAAAAAGCAGAAGCTCCCTGAGAAACAGTTACAAGAAAGAGTTGCGGCCATTTTACCTGAGTCGGCTCTTTACACGCAACTCTTGGAGTTCGAGTCTCGTGTGGATGCTGCTTTGACAAGGAAGAAAATTGATATCCAAGAGGCTCTCAAGACCCCTCCCTGCATTCAGAAAATGCTCCGTATTTATGTATTTAACACTTACGCCAATCAGATTCGCACAATTCCTAAGAAGCCAAATGCGGAGCCACCTACGTGGACCCTTAAAATAGTAGGGAGGATTGTGGAGGAGGGAATGGATCCCGAACAAGCTGCCCTCATGCAACCAAGCCCTTTGAATCCAAAGTTCTCTTCATTTTTCAAAAGAGTTACTATTACATTAGACCAGAAACTATATCCTGacaatcatttaatcatatGGGACAGTGCCAGATCACCTGCTCCTCACGAAGGCTTCGAGGTCAAAAGGAAAGGGGACCAAGAATTTACTGTGAGCATACGGCTAGAGATAAATTACGTGCCTGAGAAGTATAAGCTAGCACCAGCACTTGTTGATGTCTTAGGTATTGAGGTTGATACGCGTGCAAGAATAATGGCTGCTGTCTGGCACTATGTTAAGGCTAGAAAATTGCAGTGCCCAGGTGACCCATCTTCTTTCAATTGTGATCCGCCCCTTCAGAAAGTATTTGGCGAAACCAGGGTCAAGTTCACTACAGTTGCGCAAAGAATTACTCAGCACCTTTTTCCTCCACAGCCCATACATTTAGAGCACAGGATAAAACTGTCAGGAAATACTCCTGTTGGGACTGCATGTTACGATGTACTAGTTGACGTACCCTTCCCAATTCAGAGAGAATTGCATGCTTTATTAGCCAATACCGAAAAAACCAAAGAGATTGATGGCTGTGATGAAGCAATTTGTGCTGCTATAAGAAAGATCCATGAGCACCGGCGAAGACGGGCATTTTTTCTTGGATTTAGCCAGTCTCCAATTGAGTTTATTAATACACTTATTGATTCTCAAAACAGGGATCTTAAGCTTGTTACTGGTGAAGCAAGTCGCAATGCAGAAAAAGAGCGTGGATCAGATTTCTACAGCCAACCTTG GGTTGAAGATGCTGTTATTCGGTACTTGAACCGAAAGCCACCAGCAGACATCCCCGCAAACACTTGA
- the LOC140962703 gene encoding SWI/SNF complex component SNF12 homolog isoform X2: MSANSGNPPKTVGASPPFMNSFPVNPSGQQQVGPGFPGQFQLSQLSATQIQAIAQAQSKAQAQAAHAQFQAQLQAAQGLAFSQAHAGGVSNMGSPSPSISGAGNAGAKWFSQKPPVRPTFSPPTYSASPMRPMDVAAAAARKKKQKLPEKQLQERVAAILPESALYTQLLEFESRVDAALTRKKIDIQEALKTPPCIQKMLRIYVFNTYANQIRTIPKKPNAEPPTWTLKIVGRIVEEGMDPEQAALMQPSPLNPKFSSFFKRVTITLDQKLYPDNHLIIWDSARSPAPHEGFEVKRKGDQEFTVSIRLEINYVPEKYKLAPALVDVLGIEVDTRARIMAAVWHYVKARKLQCPGDPSSFNCDPPLQKVFGETRVKFTTVAQRITQHLFPPQPIHLEHRIKLSGNTPVGTACYDVLVDVPFPIQRELHALLANTEKTKEIDGCDEAICAAIRKIHEHRRRRAFFLGFSQSPIEFINTLIDSQNRDLKLVTGEASRNAEKERGSDFYSQPWVEDAVIRYLNRKPPADIPANT, translated from the exons ATGTCAGCAAATAGCGGTAACCCACCAAAGACTGTTGGAGCTTCACCTCCCTTTATGAATTCTTTTCCGGTTAATCCATCTGGTCAGCAGCAAGTAGGTCCAGGCTTTCCGGGTCAGTTTCAGCTGTCCCAGCTTTCTGCAACTCAGATCCAAGCCATTGCTCAGGCTCAGTCGAAGGCTCAGGCTCAAGCAGCTCACGCACAATTCCAAGCCCAGTTGCAAGCTGCTCAGGGCCTTGCATTTAGCCAGGCTCATGCTGGAGGGGTTTCAAACATGGGCTCACCATCGCCTTCTATTTCCGGAGCGGGAAATGCCGGTGCCAAGTGGTTTTCCCAAAAACCACCTGTGCGGCCAACCTTCTCCCCCCCTACTTACTCGGCCTCTCCAATGAGGCCAATGGATGTTGCAGCCGCCGCCGCTCGCAAGAAAAAGCAGAAGCTCCCTGAGAAACAGTTACAAGAAAGAGTTGCGGCCATTTTACCTGAGTCGGCTCTTTACACGCAACTCTTGGAGTTCGAGTCTCGTGTGGATGCTGCTTTGACAAGGAAGAAAATTGATATCCAAGAGGCTCTCAAGACCCCTCCCTGCATTCAGAAAATGCTCCGTATTTATGTATTTAACACTTACGCCAATCAGATTCGCACAATTCCTAAGAAGCCAAATGCGGAGCCACCTACGTGGACCCTTAAAATAGTAGGGAGGATTGTGGAGGAGGGAATGGATCCCGAACAAGCTGCCCTCATGCAACCAAGCCCTTTGAATCCAAAGTTCTCTTCATTTTTCAAAAGAGTTACTATTACATTAGACCAGAAACTATATCCTGacaatcatttaatcatatGGGACAGTGCCAGATCACCTGCTCCTCACGAAGGCTTCGAGGTCAAAAGGAAAGGGGACCAAGAATTTACTGTGAGCATACGGCTAGAGATAAATTACGTGCCTGAGAAGTATAAGCTAGCACCAGCACTTGTTGATGTCTTAGGTATTGAGGTTGATACGCGTGCAAGAATAATGGCTGCTGTCTGGCACTATGTTAAGGCTAGAAAATTGCAGTGCCCAGGTGACCCATCTTCTTTCAATTGTGATCCGCCCCTTCAGAAAGTATTTGGCGAAACCAGGGTCAAGTTCACTACAGTTGCGCAAAGAATTACTCAGCACCTTTTTCCTCCACAGCCCATACATTTAGAGCACAGGATAAAACTGTCAGGAAATACTCCTGTTGGGACTGCATGTTACGATGTACTAGTTGACGTACCCTTCCCAATTCAGAGAGAATTGCATGCTTTATTAGCCAATACCGAAAAAACCAAAGAGATTGATGGCTGTGATGAAGCAATTTGTGCTGCTATAAGAAAGATCCATGAGCACCGGCGAAGACGGGCATTTTTTCTTGGATTTAGCCAGTCTCCAATTGAGTTTATTAATACACTTATTGATTCTCAAAACAGGGATCTTAAGCTTGTTACTGGTGAAGCAAGTCGCAATGCAGAAAAAGAGCGTGGATCAGATTTCTACAGCCAACCTTG GGTTGAAGATGCTGTTATTCGGTACTTGAACCGAAAGCCACCAGCAGACATCCCCGCAAACACTTGA
- the LOC140962705 gene encoding ribonucleoside-diphosphate reductase small chain-like, which yields MPSIPEEPLLAPNPDRFCMFPIEYPQIWEMYKKAEASFWTAEEVDLSQDLAHWNALTADEKHFIKHVLAFFAASDGIVLENLAGRFMKEVQVSEARAFYGFQIAIENIHSEMYSLLLETYIKDSAEKNRLFRAIDTVPCVEKKAKWALRWIDGSETFAERLIAFACVEGIFFSGSFCAIFWLKKRGLMPGLTFSNELISRDEGLHCDFACMLYGLQRMKPSEDKVKGLVRDAVDIEREFVCDALPCALVGMNEMLMSQYIEFVADRLLIALGYNKLYGVPNPFDWMELISLQGKTNFFEKRVGEYQKASVMSSLNGNGETHVFKLDEDF from the coding sequence ATGCCATCGATCCCGGAAGAACCGCTCCTCGCTCCGAACCCAGACCGCTTCTGCATGTTCCCCATCGAGTACCCTCAGATCTGGGAAATGTACAAGAAGGCCGAAGCTTCCTTTTGGACAGCCGAGGAGGTTGATTTGTCGCAGGACCTCGCCCATTGGAACGCCCTTACTGCCGATgagaagcattttatcaaacatgttTTGGCATTCTTTGCTGCATCTGATGGCATTGTTTTGGAGAATTTAGCTGGAAGGTTCATGAAAGAAGTTCAGGTTTCCGAAGCGCGTGCGTTTTATGGATTCCAGATTGCTATTGAGAACATCCACTCAGAAATGTATAGTCTTCTGCTCGAGACTTATATAAAGGATTCGGCTGAGAAGAATCGCCTCTTCCGAGCTATTGACACTGTCCCTTGTGTGGAGAAGAAGGCCAAGTGGGCTCTACGCTGGATCGATGGCTCCGAAACTTTTGCGGAGCGTTTAATCGCCTTTGCTTGTGTTGAAGGAATATTCTTCTCCGGAAGCTTCTGTGctatattttggttgaaaaaacGCGGTCTTATGCCGGGATTAACTTTTTCAAACGAGTTAATCTCGAGAGACGAGGGTCTGCACTGTGACTTCGCGTGCATGCTGTACGGTTTGCAGAGAATGAAGCCTAGTGAGGATAAAGTGAAGGGCCTTGTGAGGGATGCGGTTGACATAGAGAGGGAATTCGTCTGTGATGCTCTTCCTTGCGCGTTGGTGGGGATGAACGAGATGCTGATGAGTCAATACATCGAGTTTGTGGCCGATAGATTGCTGATCGCTCTGGGATACAACAAGCTTTACGGAGTGCCGAACCCGTTTGATTGGATGGAACTGATCAGTCTGCAGGGTAAGACAAATTTCTTCGAGAAGAGGGTCGGGGAGTACCAGAAAGCTTCGGTAATGTCGAGTTTGAATGGCAATGGAGAGACCCACGTCTTCAAACTCGATGAAGATTTCTGA